A window from Zingiber officinale cultivar Zhangliang chromosome 7A, Zo_v1.1, whole genome shotgun sequence encodes these proteins:
- the LOC122001067 gene encoding protein MHF2 homolog, producing METSFDPDLIHAIFKLVWSSSAERDEETEVVDVEVGAGASNKSRPTTANHSALSVSCELLRLFITEAIERTTIIAEAEGTNKIEPTHLERILPQLLLDF from the exons ATGGAAACCAGTTTTGATCCT GATCTTATTCATGCAATTTTCAAGTTGGTTTGGAGCAGCTCAGCCGAGCGGGATGAAGAAACTGAAGTTGTTGATGTTGAG GTTGGTGCTGGGGCATCCAACAAGAGTCGACCAACTACAG CTAATCATAGTGCTCTGAGTGTAAGCTGCGAACTTCTCCGGCTGTTCATCACAG AGGCAATTGAGCGCACTACTATAATTGCTGAAGCGGAGGGTACAAATAAAATTGAACCTACTCATTTGGAGAGAATTCTCCCACAACTCCTGTTGGATTTTTAA
- the LOC122001068 gene encoding beta-1,4-mannosyl-glycoprotein 4-beta-N-acetylglucosaminyltransferase-like produces MPEGGCPYCSKKTDDMCGNVCGGASKAALSMSRLRCALQGFDLRALSLLLVGVPILIFIIYVHGQKITYFLRPLWEAPPKPFKMIPHYHHENASMEKLCKLHGWGVREMPRRVFDAVLFSNELDILEIRWNELSPYVSEFILLESNSTFTGLRKPLVFAKNRHRFKFAESRLTYGTVGGRFVKGENPFVEESYQRVALDQLIRIAGISDDDLLIMSDVDEIPSGHTINLLRWCDEIPEKLHLQLRNYLYSFEFHLDDDSWRASIHRYKSGTTRYAHFRQSDDLLADSGWHCSFCFRRISEFSFKMKAYSHVDRVRFAYYLNPARIQDVICHGADLFDMLPEEYTFQKIIAKLGPIPSSYSAIDLPGYLIQNAARFRYLLPGNCKRERD; encoded by the exons ATGCCGGAGGGCGGCTGTCCTTATTGCTCCAAAAAGACGGATGATATGTGCGGGAACGTCTGCGGCGGG GCTTCGAAAGCAGCGCTGAGCATGTCACGGCTTCGGTGCGCCCTCCAGGGCTTTGATCTTAGGGCATTGTCGCTTCTCCTGGTGGGCGTTCCCATTCTCATATTCATCATTTATGTCCATGGCCAGAAGATAACCTACTTCCTCCGCCCACTTTGGGAAGCCCCTCCAAAACCATTCAAGATGATACCCCATTACCACCACGAGAATGCCTCGATGGAGAAGCTGTGCAAGCTCCATGGTTGGGGTGTTCGGGAAATGCCAAGGCGTGTCTTTGATGCTGTTCTGTTCAGCAATGAACTTGACATCCTTGAAATCCGGTGGAATGAGCTCAGCCCCTATGTATCAGAGTTTATTCTCCTCGAGTCCAATTCAACATTCACCGGCTTGAGGAAGCCACTCGTTTTCGCAAAGAATCGCCACCGTTTCAAGTTCGCTGAGTCACGGCTGACTTATGGGACTGTTGGAGGCAGATTTGTGAAAGGAGAAAATCCTTTTGTTGAAGAGTCTTACCAGAGGGTTGCATTGGATCAGCTTATCAGGATTGCAGGCATCAGTGATGATGATCTGTTGATCATGTCTGATGTTGATGAGATCCCTAGCGGTCACACGATTAACTTACTAAGATGGTGCGATGAGATCCCTGAGAAGCTTCATCTCCAGCTTCGTAACTACCTTTACTCTTTCGAGTTCCACCTCGATGATGATAGCTGGAGGGCTTCAATTCATCGTTACAAATCTGGGACGACCCGGTATGCCCATTTCCGCCAGTCGGATGACCTGTTAGCTGATTCCGGATGGCACTGCAGCTTCTGCTTCCGGCGCATCAGCGAGTTCTCCTTCAAAATGAAGGCATACAGCCATGTTGATCGTGTTAGATTTGCCTACTACTTAAATCCTGCAAGAATTCAAGATGTCATATGCCATGGAGCAGATCTTTTTGACATGCTTCCTGAGGAGTACACTTTCCAGAAAATCATTGCCAAGTTGGGGCCAATTCCTAGTTCATACTCCGCCAtcgatcttccaggttatctaaTCCAAAATGCTGCAAGATTCAGATACCTTCTTCCAGGAAACTGCAAAAGAGAACGTGACTGA